ttgttattaataaatatagatggaataatgtaaaaataatgtaaaaataaaaaataatatgaatataGACAAATAAGTAAACAACAATATAATTATTAAGGCAATTATAATGGTATGCACGCatttaagttaatattatttgaaaattatataaatactcTAGAATGTAAACAAACTATTTATGGAAAAACATTTAATTGAATCCAATATGCATATATTGCTTTTACAATTTACATAGTAAAACATATCAATAATGAGAGCATTAATGTTAGAATTAGaagcaaaagaaataaattaaaaaaatatatgtatgaaAGTTACCACATAAATGATTAgcctattattattaatatttttatttctaaatcaAACTACCAATTTATGATAAAgattaataaatcaatcaatgcataattattaaattgtgAGAATAATGACTAAAGCAATTAAAGTAATATTCTTTTAGGACGAATAAGAATATGCCAAATGTCAACGTATCAAACCATGGGAAAAAATatcctgctttatatatatatagtagatttAAATTTATGATATCTATAGGTTTATTAgatattttacaataaaaaatcGGATTCAAGTCAAGTAAAACCGCATAAAACATATTAAACTTTAATGGTATCgtatagtttttaaaataactttttattttgttatataaaaatgactttttttttgGTATATGATTTATGAGGTTTTTTGAATGAATTTCAATTATACGACgacatttttaaaactttcacattcagactaattttCATTTAAAGTGTGTAGATCTTTTATAGAAGATAAattcaaatccaaaattttaaatagcTACGTACATAAATATGGCTTGAAGCCGTGACTTGACTtaatttcatcatttttaaATGCATGGTGAATAATTGTTTAATAGAGAGAGTACTGAATTTGatctaaaacaaaaataaatacgGGAAATAGAGGaagaaaatacaaatatatttcTTACATTAATCAATTTGACTGGTCGTTGAAGCTCAGAAACTACTTTTTGCATTAATACTCATCTCTCTGTATTAAGCAAACTCAACTCGTCTACGTCTCTCTTCCTCTGCAACAACAAAACCCCAAAATTTCTCTCTTTTTCACTCAACTTCTGACAAAAAATGGAAAACCCATCTTCAAACCAACAAATTTCAAGACTAATAAATGTCCTGGAAGCATTAAAACAAGCTTCACACGATCTTCAATCACACCCACTTCCTAAATCTTCCGATTCTTTCCTACCTCTGTTAGAGCTCCAAACCGAGTCAGACTCCATTCTTTCTAACGACCCTAATCTCTCTACTCTTTCTAACCATCTCTCCCGCTTTAAATCTCTCGTCCAAACTCTCCGTAACTCGCCCGGTTACACCTTCAAGAATTTCCTAACTCGCCGAGTCTCCACTCACTCCATCACCCGAGTTGCTCACTCCATCGAGTCAGAGATTCAAGCTTGGATTGACCGTGAAAGCATTGAAAATATAGCCGCGAGATTGAAGGATCGTGACTCGTGGAATGATCATGACGAGTTGATTACACTGTTAACTCAGTTTGAGAAGCGACTCGCTCAGGGGTTTAACAGAGAGCTACAAGATTTGATTCTTAAGAGTAAGATATTTTTGTTGCTTGAAATGATAATTTGTGATTCTAATTGTTTGATTAGTGTTAGAGAAGAGTGTGGATTTGTTGTTGCTGGTTTGATTTCTTTTAATAAAGATGTGTTTGTGGGTCAAGTTTTGATGGGTTCTTTAATTCATGCATTAGTGTCGATGGCTTCGTGGAAAGGGATGAAAGTGTTATGTATTCTTATAAACTTGATTAGATCTCCATTAGTTGATGAGATTGAATCAAATGGTGAATTACCAAAGATTATATCTTTCTTGGATTACAAAGACTTGGAGCTTAAAGTTCTAACGATGGATTGTATTCTTGAAATCGGGTATTTTGGTCGAAAAGAGGCAATTGAAGCTATGCTTAAACAAGGGTTGATCAAGAAACTTGTTGAATTGCAAAGATTAGAGCTTGGTGGTAATTTGATTGAAATGGATAGGTTTGATCGTGAAGAAGATGAGAGTAAAAAAGGGTTTTTAGAAAATCATCCATTTGCAAGCTGTGTGGCAAGATTTGCAGTGCAATTAGAGGTTGGTGAAGGATTGAGACAAAGAGAAAAAAGAGCATTTAAGCAAGAGATATTGGAAAAAGTAAGAGAAGCTTCAGTTTCTGATGCTGAAACTGCTACCATTGTTGCTGAAGTTTTGTGGGGTTCTTCACCTTGACATGTGAGAATTCGGATTATCAAGAAATGGTATCGATGAGGTATGTTAGACGgaaatttatcaagaattagtaTTACGTAGAAATGGTGTCACGAGGCATGTTATACGGAAATTTATCGAATAGTCTTAGTTTCATTGTTTCGTAGAAATGGTATTAGAGAGGTATGTGTTATACGGAAATTTATCGAGAATCTTATTTTTAGCGTTTCGTTTCGGGAAATGATATTGTTTGACCCCTTCCAGTTCCTGTTTTACCGTTTTCATTTCCTTGCAACATAGCGAAAGTGTCATCTTTGATACATTTTTGTAATTAAGGTCAAGAAGAAAAATTCTTTTGTTTGTAAAATTGTGTATGTATGTGTATATGTAAATGaaattattgaataaaaattGGTTCCATATTGAAGTTTCAGGAGTTGTCCTGCTTTGTACTATGTCATAACTTCTTTCAATTTCTTGATGTTCTGTTGTAAATTAATCCATTTTTTAAGTTACAACATAAATATAGATTAAGAGAGAGCTTTCAATTTCTTGAGTGTTTGTTTTAATTGGATATTCTGATTTGGATTCTGTaaccaatattattattttttataatattgagACAATGAAGTTGAAATGAATTACTACTTTAGAGGCTTAGGATCTTGAAGACAGGCATCATTTCTTGGAATATGCTGCTTTATTAAAGGATctatttattgtttttgttaTAGTATCTTAAATATAGTGGGACTAGTATGATTGTATCAAGGACAAATAATATAGTAGTAAAATAATATGACTGCAGCTTGGAGCTGGACGGTCCCAGATAGACCTGTAAACGAGTTGAGTGAACTCGTGAATGAATTGATTCGAAATTGTCACGAGGGTAATCGAGTTGAGTTCGAATTTGAACTACTCGAGTCAACTGTTGAATCAAGTTCGAACGTGAAAATATTTGGTATAAACTTGCAAATTTAAtcgaattttgttttttatttatacatatttataataatatttttgtattttcaaaaattctatagttattttattttcaatgaaatttttcaatttaatatggTGATAAGTGAATAGTAATATTTACTTTGTGAAAAATAGAATGTCCCTACAAAGAaccttatttttatattaaaaaataattttaaaacatcatATACAGATAATCGAGTTGAATTAGATCTTTGATTAGTACACTAAACTAGAACTTGAATTCATGTTCTTAAAATTAAATTCGATCAATAACAAGTTggattctaaattttaaattttagaatcaATTTGAGTTTAAGTATAATAGTATTTCGACTCAACTTGATTATATTACTAATTACAGACTCCAcacataataattattattattagttataGTTGTAGAAGATAATGATGTAAATGCATTGTAGCTTGTCGTATAAGTTATTGGAAAAGGTATTGAGAATAAATGAAAGAGAAAGAGGCAGCTATATTGAGCCAAATTTGAGATTGGAGATGATAGAGTGATAACAAAGCTTATGGTTTTCTTTTGGTATAAGATCTTGACAAAATAACTATTTCCAATTCCATACCTTCTTCTCAACGAGAAATATTTAGGTGAACCAAGTCcaccacgtaggattatgaaccatcTATTTAATACGTGACACGTGGCGTATTTATTTACATGAACcatttaataaaacatattaaataatcattaatAATTATACCTTTCATTATTTAGTTTATATAAACAATCACGTCACGTGTCACGTATttaaatggatggttcataatATTACGTGATGGACTTGGttcacctaaaaatttctctcaaTCAACACATTTGATTGGACATATGTGTTGATTGgacatatttttgtaaaaacatGTCGACTTCATGATGTAAAAACTTGGCATATGCTGTTGTTCTTATAATTTAAGAATCAAGAAAGGTTTATTTTGACCTTTCAACTTGAAACAATAGGTTAGATAATACCAAACTcgtaattttgaataaaaacatcttaaaaaTAGACGTTTTGAACAAAAAAACACCTTCAAAATAGGTGTTAAAATAAGTACCCGACGAGATGAAAAATCATCTCTACCAAGACGTCAAACTCACTCTATGTACCATCAATACAATCGATTATAACATATACCCTTCAAAAGGAGCTTTCTTCACCTTCTACCTAAACTGCATAGGAAAGCCCTAAGCCATTTCCGGGGAACAATCGAGCTCCATAGGATCTTTCTATCTAGGTGTAGGTAGTCCGCTCTTCACAAACATGTCTATTTGACGTTTGGCCTATTTGACCATGTTAGCTTTAAATGAACTAATAGTTTGTCGACACTTCAACTCCAATTTATCCAATCATATTGTACCACCCCAGCAAAGAAAATAATACGAGCCAAATTAATCAACTTGTGAGTGTTTTTGTCTAAAATCATGAGTTTgtctttaattaatattttgtgctGAATGAACCTTTGTTGCtttaagaatatattttttgatgCAAAAGCTAAGTAATGATATTTTAGTAATATTAAGCAAAATAATCGTTAAACTTATACTGGCTAATTTACATTCTCATTCTTTGATCACAATTACCTAATTGTCCCATTGAACCAGCATTTCTTTAATGAGAGAATGGCAACTCTGATTCACAAATTTAGATTCAACTagatcaaataaaatcaaatgaaagaTTGTTATTACTTGAACCATCAAAGCCAAATTTATTCCTGGATTCATAAAAGAAACAGATTTCCAAGTTGTTCCTGTACAGATATAACAGTGATTTACTTGTTACAGGGCTTTTTCGCCCAGTTGCCGAGTCAACTGGTATAACCGAATCACCAGTTTAAACAGAATATTCATTCATATTCTCTACCTATCAACTATggatcaaaaagaaaaatcaccATCTTGTCTTCTACGGATTAGCTACTGAAGACCCGGCAAAGAGTCAAACAACCTCCGAAAAAATCCAACTCTCTGTTTTCTCCTTCCTAAAGCTTTTGGCAACTGTTTACATTCCGAAATAAGAAAATTTAGCTAGCATCAAAGGGAGCATAACTAATTTATCATGTCTGCGCTGCTTCTTTGTTTCCGTTTTCAGACTCCTTCCGACGTAAAAGGCCCCGAATAACTGAGAATAAGGCTATAAGAGTAATTTCAATGTGCTCGGAGCTGTTTATCTTTATGGAAATTTGCCCCATTTTCTGGCTATTTAAATTGGCATTAACTGCCATTGTCATACCTCGCATTGGGCGAAACTCGGACTGAAACCCTCCACCCATCACCATCTCCTTCTTAAAGGACAAAGCTGTCATTGACAGACTGATCCTATCGTTCCTCGCAGGGTAGTCTTGCCCTCTTAACGTCGCTTCAAGAGTCCCACCATATGCTGCTTGATCGGGACCCCTCATTTGGCCAGCATTCATTACAAATTTCAGTCTTTTCCCGATATAGACGGAATCTTCAAGCTTGGCACCGACATAATATTTGTTCCCAAAGGATGTCAATGAAGCTGCACAGTTGGCAATGTTGTGCTTCAGAATCATCAGCCTTGTGTCACTATGGACCGTATAGATAAGATCTTTACCGGAAGATTGAACATCAAATCCCACAGAATACGTAAGCCCCCTAGAATCTTTGTAAGCTGCACCACATTCAGACTGAATGCTGAAATTATGCTTGTCTTTGCTCATCTGTCCTGTAATTGAGGCATAGATATTCTTTTTCATTTCAACAGCAGTCTCCAGGTTTATGCCATCAAAACCTACATCATGATCCCATCCTTGAGGATCAAGAACAGGTCTCGCAAGCCATTGATCACCTGTAGCAAGACAACGATATCTGTGTACTGGGCAATCTGAGTCAAAAGTTGGAGGAACTGCCATATCTGGTAACGGGACAGCCTCCGGGGATGCCAGCTGGTCATCAGAAGTATCATCTTCTCCAAAAATTTCCACTTCAGAAATCTTCTTCTTCCTACGCCTGAGAGCATCGTCTTTTAACTGTTTCTTTAAATAAAGGGTCTCACGGTAATCCAGCTCGTCAAGATAGTCTCTTTTCTGCGATTTAGTTAATCTTTCAAATTGAGATTTTGTCAAGATTCTTATAGGAGGCAATTCATCATATTCGTCTTCTCTTTCTGCATCTGAAAGTAAAATTCTATCAGCATCATTGTCTACTTCATTTGGATTTGATACAGACTGATGCCTTAGAAGAGATGAAAGGAGATGCGGAAGTGAAGGCGCGCGAAGGCTATTGGATGAACCCAATTCAATGCTGTCTTTAAATTTTAGGAGTGTACTAGCATCACTGAGGATCTTATTACATACACATAGTAATAAGAGTTGAGATTTCCAAGGTTGACCATTTGGAAGTATACTTTCACCCATGAAGTTCTTTTTACACTGAGAATGATTTTCCACTAAAAGTACCAGATTTTCCAGTTTTGAGTCAGATACTGCCTGGTGTATATAGTGCTGTAAAATATCTGTACATCTCGCAACATATGATTCATAGTTGAGCGGATATCCATTTGGGCCTTCGGGAAGTAACGAGGAAGCATGAGTCATGACAAGGATGGTGTTAAACCAAATCGCAGCACCAAACACTTCAGTCATAAGCTTCAAAAGAGGAAAATCACTATAATCCATGCTGACGAGGTCAAGCCGTtcgaaaaacaaaacaatgtcCGGTGGAGATCTCCTAATGAATTTCTTCACAGCGAGCATGATCTTCTTATTTTTTCTCATATTACTTGTAGATGAAGGCAGAAACCCAGGGGTATCGATAAAAGTTACTTTGACTCCTTTGATAGTCCCTACAATCTCTTTGATACCATTGGTGGCCGGTTGAAAAGCATCAGTCATGGTCTTTGTATGATCAAATATAGAATTTATAGTTGCACTCTTCCCAACACCAGTTCTCCCTAGAACAAGTATCCTCACAGAGAAATTTAATTTGGGTAAATCAGTTGCTTCTTGTTCTGCTGCTACTTTTCTGACTCTTTTCAAATCTGTTTCTCCTGCTCGTATTGAAGCTGCTAGGTGCAACCTATATAAAACCTTTCCCACCAGAAGATTGTCATATGATTGCCCTAATCTTGTAAGAAGCCTGAAAAACTTTATCTCAAGATCTTCAACCTTTTTTAATGGATCCATTTGTTCACAACAAGAATCATGAGTAGATCTGTTTGAATCTTCAAAATCCATCTGCAGGGCGTTATGATGTCCATCCTCCTGAGTATTATTGGAAGATAATGATGTGTCAGGACACACTGGTTCTGCGTCGGATTGGTTTATGTGAGCTGAATAAAACAGGAAAATAAGCTCTTGTgcaaaaagaataaacaaaaacTGTTACCAATCTGacggaaaatatataaaaaacaaactGATCCCAGGGTTTGGAACTCAACTTACAAACTCAAGGGATATCATATGACATGGCAATTAATAAATATTGCTTCTACAAACATCTGAAGGATTAGAAGTCTAATCCAACTGTTTTGAAATGGATCATGCATCTTATTACTTATAATTAAGCTGCTACGACACCAGTAAGACTGACATtctcaatatttttttacagTTTATATATCTGCTAATTGATCATGGATCACATGGCCATTTGACACAACATGCTTGTAAACATCAACAGTTTCTTGATTAAGAGATCcgcaaacaaaaagaaatatcaTGTGTGAAATCTAGGAACTTGAATCCTAACAAAGCAAGTATCATCAATTATGCACTAGGAAACTAAAAAAGAACATTTTTAGCACAAGAATTGAAATACCAAGGGCCTACCATTTGAATCATCCAATTCCATAAAGGAGaatgaaaaaagaaagagaTTGTTCTTGAAAGACGGTTGTGCAATTGATGTTCAGTAATTCAGTTAACAATCAACAATATCACACGTGAAAAGACCGTGAGAGTATGATAACAAACGTTGAAAGCTATTAGGGATGAGCCTCTAAGAAGACATAATTCCTT
This region of Mercurialis annua linkage group LG1-X, ddMerAnnu1.2, whole genome shotgun sequence genomic DNA includes:
- the LOC126664276 gene encoding translocase of chloroplast 90, chloroplastic isoform X2, which translates into the protein MKSVREWVFSQLVSKSVALSRPLSGSASFLSHDPLNEDSNHAQEPVCPDTSLSSNNTQEDGHHNALQMDFEDSNRSTHDSCCEQMDPLKKVEDLEIKFFRLLTRLGQSYDNLLVGKVLYRLHLAASIRAGETDLKRVRKVAAEQEATDLPKLNFSVRILVLGRTGVGKSATINSIFDHTKTMTDAFQPATNGIKEIVGTIKGVKVTFIDTPGFLPSSTSNMRKNKKIMLAVKKFIRRSPPDIVLFFERLDLVSMDYSDFPLLKLMTEVFGAAIWFNTILVMTHASSLLPEGPNGYPLNYESYVARCTDILQHYIHQAVSDSKLENLVLLVENHSQCKKNFMGESILPNGQPWKSQLLLLCVCNKILSDASTLLKFKDSIELGSSNSLRAPSLPHLLSSLLRHQSVSNPNEVDNDADRILLSDAEREDEYDELPPIRILTKSQFERLTKSQKRDYLDELDYRETLYLKKQLKDDALRRRKKKISEVEIFGEDDTSDDQLASPEAVPLPDMAVPPTFDSDCPVHRYRCLATGDQWLARPVLDPQGWDHDVGFDGINLETAVEMKKNIYASITGQMSKDKHNFSIQSECGAAYKDSRGLTYSVGFDVQSSGKDLIYTVHSDTRLMILKHNIANCAASLTSFGNKYYVGAKLEDSVYIGKRLKFVMNAGQMRGPDQAAYGGTLEATLRGQDYPARNDRISLSMTALSFKKEMVMGGGFQSEFRPMRGMTMAVNANLNSQKMGQISIKINSSEHIEITLIALFSVIRGLLRRKESENGNKEAAQT
- the LOC126664276 gene encoding translocase of chloroplast 90, chloroplastic isoform X1; this encodes MKSVREWVFSQLVSKSVALSRPLSGSASFLSHDPLNEDSNHAQAHINQSDAEPVCPDTSLSSNNTQEDGHHNALQMDFEDSNRSTHDSCCEQMDPLKKVEDLEIKFFRLLTRLGQSYDNLLVGKVLYRLHLAASIRAGETDLKRVRKVAAEQEATDLPKLNFSVRILVLGRTGVGKSATINSIFDHTKTMTDAFQPATNGIKEIVGTIKGVKVTFIDTPGFLPSSTSNMRKNKKIMLAVKKFIRRSPPDIVLFFERLDLVSMDYSDFPLLKLMTEVFGAAIWFNTILVMTHASSLLPEGPNGYPLNYESYVARCTDILQHYIHQAVSDSKLENLVLLVENHSQCKKNFMGESILPNGQPWKSQLLLLCVCNKILSDASTLLKFKDSIELGSSNSLRAPSLPHLLSSLLRHQSVSNPNEVDNDADRILLSDAEREDEYDELPPIRILTKSQFERLTKSQKRDYLDELDYRETLYLKKQLKDDALRRRKKKISEVEIFGEDDTSDDQLASPEAVPLPDMAVPPTFDSDCPVHRYRCLATGDQWLARPVLDPQGWDHDVGFDGINLETAVEMKKNIYASITGQMSKDKHNFSIQSECGAAYKDSRGLTYSVGFDVQSSGKDLIYTVHSDTRLMILKHNIANCAASLTSFGNKYYVGAKLEDSVYIGKRLKFVMNAGQMRGPDQAAYGGTLEATLRGQDYPARNDRISLSMTALSFKKEMVMGGGFQSEFRPMRGMTMAVNANLNSQKMGQISIKINSSEHIEITLIALFSVIRGLLRRKESENGNKEAAQT